A stretch of the Conger conger chromosome 3, fConCon1.1, whole genome shotgun sequence genome encodes the following:
- the polr2a gene encoding DNA-directed RNA polymerase II subunit RPB1, translating to MHGPPSGDSACPLRLIKRVQFGIISPDELKRMSVTEGGIKYPETTEGGRPKLGGLMDPRQGVIERSGRCQTCAGNMTECPGHFGHIELAKPVFHVGFITKIMKVLRCVCFFCSKLLVDSNNPKIKDILGKSKGQPRKRLTHVYDLCKGKNICEGGEEMDNKFGVEQAEAEEDITKEKGHGGCGRYQPCIRRSGLELYAEWKHVNEDSQEKKILLSPERIHEIFKRISDEEDVILGMDPKFARPEWMIVTVLPVPPLAVRPAVVMQGSARNQDDLTHKLADIVKINNQLRRNEQSGAAAHVIAEDVKLLQFHVATMVDNELPGLPRAMQKSGRPLKSIKQRLKGKEGRVRGNLMGKRVDFSARTVITPDPNLQIDQVGVPRSIAANMTFPEIVTPFNIDRLQELVRRGNSQYPGAKYIIRDNGDRIDLRFHPKPSDLHLQIGYKVERHMCDGDIIIFNRQPTLHKMSMMGHRVRILPWSTFRLNLSVTTPYNADFDGDEMNLHLPQSLETRAEIQELAMVPRMIVTPQSNRPVMGIVQDTLTAVRKFTKRDVFLERGEVMNLLMFLSTWDGKVPQPAILKPRPLWTGKQIFSLIIPGHINVIRTHSTHPDEEDSGPYKHISPGDTKVIVENGELIMGILCKKSLGTSAGSLVHISYLEMGHDITRLFYSNIQTVVNNWLLIEGHSIGIGDSIADAKTYLDIQNTIKKAKQDVIEVIEKAHNNELEPTPGNTLRQTFENQVNRILNDARDKTGSSAQKSLSEYNNFKSMVVAGSKGSKINISQVIAVVGQQNVEGKRIPFGFKHRTLPHFIKDDYGPESRGFVENSYLAGLTPTEFFFHAMGGREGLIDTAVKTAETGYIQRRLIKSMESVMVKYDATVRNSINQVVQLRYGEDGLAGEAVEFQNMATLKPSNKAFEKKFRFDCTNERSLRRTLQEDVVKDVMTNAHVQSALEREFEKMREDREILRAIFPTGDSKVVLPCNLARMIWNAQKIFRINPRTPTDLNPLRVVDGVHDLSKKLVIVNGEDPLSRQAQQNATLLFNIHLRSTLCSRRMTEEFRLSTEAFDWLLGEIETKFNQSIVHPGEMVGALAAQSLGEPATQMTLNTFHYAGVSAKNVTLGVPRLKELINISKRPKTPSLTVFLLGQAARDAERAKDILCRLEHTTLRKVTANTAIYYDPNPQSTVVTEDQEWVNVYYEMPDFDVTRISPWLLRIELDRKHMTDRKLTMEQIAEKINAGFGDDLNCIFNDDNAEKLVLRIRIMNSDENKFQEDEEVVDKMDDDVFLRCIESNMLTDMTLQGIEQISKVYMHLPQTDNKKKIIITEDGEFKALQEWILETDGVGLMRVLSEKDVDPVRTTSNDIVEIFTVLGIEAVRKALERELYHVISFDGSYVNYRHLALLCDTMTCRGHLMAITRHGINRQDTGPLMKCSFEETVDVLMEASSHGESDPMKGVSENIMLGQLAPAGTGCFDLLLDAEKCKYGMEIPTNIPGIGVAGPTGMFFGSAPSPMSGMSPSMTPWNTGATPAYGAWSPSMGSGMTPGAAGFSPSAASDASGFSPGYSPAWSPTPGSPGSPGPASPYIPSPGGAMSPNYSPTSPAYEPRSPGGYTPQSPGYSPTSPSYSPTSPSYSPTSPNYSPTSPSYSPTSPSYSPTSPSYSPTSPSYSPTSPSYSPTSPSYSPTSPSYSPTSPSYSPTSPSYSPTSPSYSPTSPSYSPTSPSYSPTSPSYSPTSPSYSPTSPSYSPTSPSYSPTSPNYTPTSPSYSPTSPSYSPTSPSYSPTSPNYTPTSPNYSPTSPSYSPTSPSYSPSSPRYTPQSPTYTPSSPSYSPSSPSYSPTSPKYTPTSPSYSPSSPEYTPTSPKYSPTSPKYSPTSPKYSPTSPTYSPTTPKYSPTSPTYSPTSPTYTPTSPKYSPTSPTYSPTSPKYSPTSPTYSPTSPKGSTYSPTSPGYSPTSPTYSLTSPAISPDDSDEENN from the exons ATGCACGGACCGCCCTCCGGCGACAGCGCATGCCCATTGCGCCTCATCAAGAGAGTGCAATTCGGCATCATCAGCCCAGATGAGCTT AAACGGATGTCCGTCACAGAAGGAGGTATCAAATACCCTGAAACCACGGAAGGGGGGCGTCCCAAATTGGGGGGTCTGATGGATCCACGACAAGGGGTCATCGAGAGGTCAGGCAGGTGCCAGACGTGTGCAG GTAACATGACAGAATGTCCGGGGCATTTTGGCCACATTGAGCTGGCCAAGCCCGTTTTTCACGTGGGCTTCATCACCAAAATCATGAAGGTTCTGCGCTGTGtctgcttcttctgctccaAGCTGCTGGTTGATTCG AATAACCCCAAAATCAAGGACATCCTGGGCAAGTCAAAGGGTCAGCCGCGGAAGAGACTGACACACGTGTATGACCTATGCAAAGGAAAAAACATCTGTGAGGGGGGTGAGGAGATGGACAACAAGTTTGGTGTGGAGCAGGCTGAGGCTGAGGAGGACATTACAAAGGAGAAG GGCCACGGCGGTTGTGGGCGCTATCAGCCCTGTATCCGCCGCTCGGGGCTGGAGCTGTACGCCGAGTGGAAACACGTCAACGAGGACTCCCAGGAAAAGAAGATTCTGCTGAGCCCGGAGCGCATCCACGAGATCTTCAAGCGCATCTCCGACGAGGAGGACGTCATCCTGGGCATGGACCCCAAGTTCGCTCGGCCCGAGTGGATGATCGTCACCGTGCTTCCCGTGCCCCCGCTCGCAGTCCGACCCGCTGTGGTCATGCAGGGCTCCGCCCGTAACCAG GACGATTTGACGCACAAGCTGGCGGACATCGTGAAGATCAATAACCAGCTGCGGCGGAATGAGCAGAGCGGGGCGGCGGCCCACGTGATCGCCGAGGACGTGAAGCTGCTGCAGTTCCATGTGGCCACCATGGTGGACAACGAGCTGCCTGGCCTGCCCAGG GCTATGCAGAAATCGGGCCGCCCCCTTAAATCTATCAAACAACGGCTGAAGGGCAAGGAGGGCCGTGTCAGAGGCAACCTGATGGGCAAGCGTGTGGACTTCTCCGCCCGGACTGTCATCACCCCGGACCCAAACCTGCAGATTGACCAGGTCGGCGTCCCGCGCTCTATTGCTGCCAACATGACCTTCCCTGAGATTGTCACCCCCTTCAACATCGACAG ACTCCAGGAGCTGGTGAGAAGGGGGAACAGTCAGTATCCTGGGGCCAAATACATCATCCGTGACAACGGTGACCGTATTGACCTGCGTTTCCACCCCAAACCCAGTGACCTGCACCTCCAGATTGGCTACAAG GTGGAGCGGCACATGTGTGATGGTGACATCATCATCTTTAACAGACAGCCCACATTGCATAAAATGTCCATGATGGGGCACAGAGTGCGAATCCTGCCCTGGTCCACCTTCCGGCTCAACCTCAG TGTGACCACCCCATATAACGCTGACTTTGACGGGGACGAAATGAACCTTCACCTGCCGCAGTCCCTGGAGACGCGGGCGGAGATCCAGGAGCTAGCCATGGTGCCCCGCATGATCGTCACGCCTCAGTCCAACAGGCCTGTTATGGGTATCGTGCAGGACACACTCACAGCTGTGCGCAAATTCACCAAGAGGGACGTCTTTTTGGAGAGG GGAGAGGTGATGAACCTGCTCATGTTCCTGTCCACCTGGGACGGGAAAGTCCCACAGCCTGCTATCCTGAAACCCCGGCCACTCTGGACCGGCAAGCAGATCTTCAGCCTCATCATCCCCGGCCACATCAATGTCATCCGCACCCACAGCACTCATCCCGACGAGGAGGACAGCGGCCCCTACAAGCACATCTCCCCTGGAGACACAAAG gtgATCGTGGAGAACGGAGAGCTGATCATGGGCATTCTTTGTAAGAAGTCCCTGGGTACCTCCGCTGGTTCTCTGGTCCACATATCCTACCTGGAGATGGGCCACGATATTACCCGCCTCTTTTATTCCAACATCCAGACTGTTGTCAACAACTGGCTGCTCATTGAGG GTCACTCTATCGGTATTGGTGACTCCATCGCTGATGCCAAGACTTACTTGGACATTCAGAACACCATCAAGAAGGCCAAACAGGATGTGATAGAG GTCATTGAGAAGGCCCACAATAACGAGCTGGAGCCCACTCCTGGTAACACCCTGAGGCAGACTTTTGAGAACCAGGTGAACCGCATCCTGAACGATGCTCGTGATAAGACTGGCTCCTCTGCACAGAAGTCCCTGTCTGAGTACAACAACTTCAAGTCCATGGTGGTGGCAGGGTCCAAAGGATCCAAGATTAACATCTCGCAG GTCATTGCAGTGGTGGGGCAGCAGAACGTGGAGGGTAAGCGCATACCCTTCGGCTTCAAGCACCGGACGCTGCCGCACTTCATCAAGGACGACTACGGGCCTGAGAGCAGGGGCTTTGTGGAGAACTCCTACCTGGCCGGCCTCACGCCAACAGAGTTTTTCTTCCATGCcatgggtgggagagaggggcttATTGATACAGCTGTGAAAACTGCTGAGACTG GTTACATTCAGCGACGTCTGATCAAGTCTATGGAGTCTGTGATGGTGAAGTACGACGCCACCGTGCGTAATTCCATCAACCAGGTGGTGCAGCTCCGCTATGGAGAGGACGGGCTGGCTGGAGAGGCTGTGGAGTTCCAGAACATGgccacactcaagccctccaacAAGGCCTTTGAGAAAAA GTTCAGATTTGACTGCACCAACGAGCGATCCCTGCGGCGCACCCTGCAGGAGGACGTGGTGAAAGACGTGATGACCAACGCACACGTGCAGAGTGCACTGGAGAGAGAGTTTGAGAAGATGAGGGAGGACCGGGAGATCCTGCGAGCCATCTTCCCCACAGGAGATAGCAAG GTGGTGCTGCCTTGTAATCTTGCCAGGATGATTTGGAACGCTCAGAAGATTTTCCGCATCAATCCTCGCACTCCCACAGACCTCAACCCCTTGCGTGTTGTAGATG GCGTGCATGACCTGAGTAAGAAGCTGGTGATCGTGAACGGGGAAGACCCCCTGAGCCGGCAGGCGCAGCAGAACGCCACGCTCctcttcaacatccacctgcgcTCCACCCTCTGCTCGCGCCGCATGACCGAGGAGTTCCGCCTCAGCACCGAGGCCTTCGACTGGCTGCTGGGGGAGATCGAGACCAAGTTCAACCAGTCCATC gtGCATCCTGGCGAGATGGTAGGAGCTCTGGCTGCCCAGTCTCTGGGAGAGCCGGCCACTCAGATGACCCTGAACACCTTCCACTACGCCGGTGTGTCTGCCAAGAACGTCACACTGGGTGTGCCTCGACTCAAGGAGCTGATCAACATCTCCAAAAGACCGAAGACCCCCTCGCTCACAGTATTCCTGTTGGGCCAGGCGGCTCGTGACGCTGAGAGGGCCAAG GACATCCTGTGTCGTCTGGAACACACCACTCTGCGCAAGGTGACCGCCAACACGGCCATCTACTACGACCCCAACCCCCAGAGTACGGTGGTGACAGAAGACCAGGAGTGGGTCAACGTGTACTACGAGATGCCCGACTTCGACGTGACGCGCATCTCACCCTGGCTGCTCCGCATCGAGCTGGACCGCAAACACATGACCGACCGCAAGCTGACCATGGAGCAGATCGCTGAAAAGATCAATGCAG GCTTTGGAGATGATCTGAACTGCATCTTCAACGATGACAACGCAGAGAAGCTGGTTCTGAGAATCCGCATCATGAACAGTGATGAGAATAAGTTCCAAGAG GATGAAGAGGTGGTAGACAAGATGGATGATGACGTATTCCTGCGCTGCATTGAGTCCAACATGCTGACTGATATGACGTTACAGGGCATTGAGCAGATCAGCAAG GTGTACATGCACCTCCCCCAGACGGACAACAAGAAGAAGATCATCATCACGGAGGACGGAGAGTTCAAGGCCCTGCAGGAGTGGATCCTGGAGACTGATGGCGTGGGGCTCATGAGAGTACTCAGTGAGAAGGACGTGGACCCGGTCAGAACAACCTCCAACGACATCGTGGAGATCTTCACG GTTTTGGGCATCGAGGCTGTGCGCAAGGCCCTGGAGAGGGAGCTGTACCACGTCATCTCCTTTGACGGCTCCTACGTCAACTACCGCCACTTGGCCCTGCTGTGCGACACCATGACGTGCCGTGGCCATCTGATGGCCATCACTCGACACGGCATCAACCGGCAGGACACCGGGCCCCTCATGAAGTGTTCCTTTGAGGAGACG GTGGATGTGCTGATGGAGGCTTCCTCGCACGGGGAGAGTGACCCCATGAAAGGCGTCTCTGAGAACATCATGCTGGGTCAACTGGCCCCCGCCGGCACCGGATGCTTTGACCTGCTGCTGGATGCAGAGAAATGCAAATACGGCATGGAGATCCCCACCAACATCCCTGGCATCGGGGTGGCAGGAC CGACGGGCATGTTTTTCGGCTCTGCTCCCAGTCCCATGAGCGGGATGTCTCCCTCGATGACCCCCTGGAACACAGGAGCCACACCTGCTTATGGTGCCTGGTCACCCAGCATGG GTAGCGGAATGACCCCCGGAGCAGCGGGTTTCTCGCCCAGCGCAGCGTCCGACGCCAGCGGCTTCTCCCCGGGGTACTCCCCAGCCTGGTCGCCCACGCCCGGCTCGCCCGGATCCCCAGGCCCTGCCAGCCCCTACATCCCCTCTCCAG GTGGAGCGATGTCTCCCAACTATTCGCCGACCTCCCCTGCCTACGAGCCGCGTTCGCCGGGTGGCTACACGCCACAGAGCCCCGGCTACTCTCCCACGTCGCCCTCTTACTCGCCAACGTCTCCCTCCTATTCGCCCACCAGCCCCAACTACAGCCCCACCTCCCCGTCCTATTCGCCCACCTCGCCCAGCTACTCCCCGACCTCGCCCTCCTATTCGCCCACGTCTCCCAGCTACTCCCCGACCTCGCCCTCCTATTCTCCCACCTCGCCTTCGtactcccccacctccccctcttactcccccacctcccccagctACAGCCCCACCTCGCCTAGTTACAGCCCCACTTCCCCTAGCTACAGCCCCACCTCTCCGTCGTATTCCCCCACTTCTCCTTCCTACTCACCCACCTCGCCGTCCTACTCTCCCACGTCCCCCAGTTACTCTCCGACCTCTCCTTCCTACTCCCCTACCTCTCCGAGCTATAGCCCTACTTCCCCCAACTacacccccacctcaccctctTACTCTCCAACATCGCCCTCATACTCCCCCACATCTCCGTCTTACTCCCCCACCTCACCCAACTacacccccaccagccccaactactcccctacctctccctcttacTCACCAACCTCGCCATCCTACTCCCCGTCCAGCCCCCGCTACACCCCTCAGTCCCCCACCTACACGCCCAGCTCACCCTCCTACAGCCCCAGCTCACCCTCCtactcccccacctcccccaaatACACCCCCACGTCCCCCTCTTACAGCCCCAGCTCTCCGGAATACACCCCCACTTCCCCAAAATACTCCCCCACTTCCCCGAAGTACTCTCCGACGTCTCCCAAGTACAGCCCCACCTCACCCACTTACTCCCCCACCACCCCGAAATACAGCCCCACCTCTCCAACCTactcccccacctctcccacCTACACACCGACCAGCCCCAAATACTCCCCAACCTCCCCAACTTACTCACCCACCTCTCCCAAATATTCTCCCACCTCTCCCACCTACTCGCCCACTAGCCCTAAGGGCTCCACCTACAGCCCAACCTCTCCGGGCTACAGCCCCACGTCTCCCACCTACAGCCTCACCAGCCCGGCCATCAGCCCCGATGACAGCGACGAGGAGAACAACTGA